From the genome of Lotus japonicus ecotype B-129 chromosome 6, LjGifu_v1.2, one region includes:
- the LOC130724399 gene encoding uncharacterized protein LOC130724399 codes for MASLTGFAITIVLLLAGDTAGREIRPSNHGLIFQTSPPANSSPGMRSFFKGSSSSSSSSDASPRNITESLPPAWLSASRGGGRRVGRALVIASLVCGITGGILLVASGLLYLFKKRRRKPSLNESFRDDDDDGNNNNVHNANKVELAVPNPSLRLAEFDSDHHH; via the exons ATGGCGTCGCTCACGGGATTCGCCATCACGATCGTCCTCTTGCTCGCCGGAGACACCGCCGGGAGGGAGATCCGGCCATCCAACCACGGCCTCATTTTCCAGACCTCGCCGCCGGCCAATTCTTCGCCGGGAATGAGATCCTTCTTCAAAGGCTCATCCTCCTCGTCCTCGTCTTCCGACGCTTCGCCTCGGAACATCACCGAGTCCCTGCCGCCGGCGTGGTTGAGCGCCAGTCGCGGCGGAGGACGGCGGGTGGGAAGAGCGTTAGTGATTGCCAGCTTGGTGTGTGGAATCACAGGTGGCATTCTATTAGTGGCTTCTGGTTTGCTCTATCTGTTTAAGAAACGAAGAAGAAAGCCCAGCTTAAACGAATCGTTtcgtgatgatgatgatgatgggaaTAATAATAATGTTCACAATGCCAACAAAGTTGAGTTGGCAGTGCCTAATCCATCACTAAGA TTGGCTGAGTTCGACTCCGATCACCATCATTAG